The proteins below are encoded in one region of Bremerella sp. P1:
- a CDS encoding peroxiredoxin, which produces MSVLVQQPAPDFSAEAVMEDGSFKKINLSDYRGQYVLLFFYPLDFTFVCPTEIIAFSEAIESFKQLNVQVLGCSIDSHFSHLAWRNTPRSQGGIGEIKYPLVADLDKSIAQNYDVLLPGGIALRGLFLIDKEGTVRHQVVNDLPLGRSVEEALRMVQALQFFEANGEVCPANWKEGSRSIKASPDASKEFFEAEYSS; this is translated from the coding sequence ATGAGTGTTTTAGTTCAACAGCCAGCTCCGGATTTTTCCGCCGAAGCAGTGATGGAAGATGGCTCGTTCAAGAAGATCAATCTGTCGGACTACCGCGGCCAGTACGTCCTGCTGTTCTTCTACCCGCTAGACTTCACCTTCGTTTGCCCAACCGAAATCATCGCGTTCTCGGAAGCAATCGAAAGCTTCAAGCAGCTGAACGTACAGGTTCTGGGCTGCTCGATCGACAGCCATTTCTCGCACCTGGCATGGCGTAACACGCCACGTAGCCAAGGCGGTATCGGCGAAATCAAGTACCCGCTGGTCGCCGACCTCGACAAGTCCATCGCTCAGAACTATGACGTCTTGCTTCCAGGCGGGATCGCTCTGCGTGGCTTGTTCCTGATCGACAAAGAAGGCACCGTCCGTCACCAGGTCGTCAACGATCTGCCGCTGGGCCGTAGCGTTGAGGAAGCCCTCCGCATGGTTCAGGCTCTGCAGTTCTTTGAAGCCAATGGCGAAGTTTGCCCAGCTAACTGGAAAGAGGGTTCCCGCAGCATCAAGGCCTCGCCCGATGCTTCCAAGGAATTCTTCGAAGCAGAATACTCCAGCTAA